The following proteins are co-located in the Solanum pennellii chromosome 8, SPENNV200 genome:
- the LOC107027216 gene encoding probable N-acetylglucosaminyl-phosphatidylinositol de-N-acetylase isoform X1, with protein MEWPVIIITLFVLWVASLFKILHESLSASQAAVLNDGGVFHNRNVLLVIAHPDDESMFFTPTLNYLSSRGCNLHILCMSSGNADGMGNVRKEELYLASIVLKVPQKQVKVLDHPALQDGFGKSWNSKLLSKIIKKEIVNSAIDLVITFDNYGVSGHCNHQDVHQGVRKLLQDTSHKEVDAWELVSTSILRKYSGPVDIWLSLLSAKFHLSGVRHCLLNEHPRRSLAAMAQHKSQWVWFRKLFVSFSSYTYVNCLKKIN; from the exons atggagTGGCCAGTAATCATCATTACATTGTTTGTGCTGTGGGTGGCTTCACTCTTTAAAATTCTCCACGAATCTCTCTCTGCCTCACAAGCTGCAGTTCTAAATGATG GTGGAGTATTTCACAACAGAAATGTCTTATTGGTTATTGCCCATCCTGATGATGAGTCTAT GTTCTTTACTCCAACCCTTAATTATTTATCTTCGAGAGGATGTAATTTGCACATATTATGCATGTCATCAG GTAATGCAGATGGTATGGGCAATGTCAGAAAAGAAGAACTTTATTTAGCTTCGATTGTACTTAAG GTTCCACAAAAGCAAGTGAAAGTCCTTGACCATCCAGCTCTACAG GATGGTTTTGGCAAATCATGGAACTCTAAGTTATTGTCAAAGATTATCAAGAAGGAAATTGTTAATTCTGCAATTGATTTG GTCATAACTTTTGATAATTATGGAGTCTCAGGTCACTGTAACCATCAAGATGTTCATCAAGGTGTACG AAAACTGTTACAAGATACTTCACATAAAGAAGTTGACGCCTGGGAGCTT GTTAGCACTAGCATATTGCGCAAGTACAGTGGACCAGTTGACATATGGCTGTCCCTTCTATCTGCTAAGTTCCATTTAAGCGGAGTAAGGCATTGTTTGCTAAATGAACATCCCAGAAGGAGCTTAGCTGCAATGGCTCAGCACAAGAGCCAGTGGGTTTG GTTTCGCAAGCTATTTGTTTCTTTCTCAAGTTACACATATGTTAACTGCCTTAAGAAGATCAATTAG
- the LOC107027216 gene encoding probable N-acetylglucosaminyl-phosphatidylinositol de-N-acetylase isoform X2: protein MSSGNADGMGNVRKEELYLASIVLKVPQKQVKVLDHPALQDGFGKSWNSKLLSKIIKKEIVNSAIDLVITFDNYGVSGHCNHQDVHQGVRKLLQDTSHKEVDAWELVSTSILRKYSGPVDIWLSLLSAKFHLSGVRHCLLNEHPRRSLAAMAQHKSQWVWFRKLFVSFSSYTYVNCLKKIN from the exons ATGTCATCAG GTAATGCAGATGGTATGGGCAATGTCAGAAAAGAAGAACTTTATTTAGCTTCGATTGTACTTAAG GTTCCACAAAAGCAAGTGAAAGTCCTTGACCATCCAGCTCTACAG GATGGTTTTGGCAAATCATGGAACTCTAAGTTATTGTCAAAGATTATCAAGAAGGAAATTGTTAATTCTGCAATTGATTTG GTCATAACTTTTGATAATTATGGAGTCTCAGGTCACTGTAACCATCAAGATGTTCATCAAGGTGTACG AAAACTGTTACAAGATACTTCACATAAAGAAGTTGACGCCTGGGAGCTT GTTAGCACTAGCATATTGCGCAAGTACAGTGGACCAGTTGACATATGGCTGTCCCTTCTATCTGCTAAGTTCCATTTAAGCGGAGTAAGGCATTGTTTGCTAAATGAACATCCCAGAAGGAGCTTAGCTGCAATGGCTCAGCACAAGAGCCAGTGGGTTTG GTTTCGCAAGCTATTTGTTTCTTTCTCAAGTTACACATATGTTAACTGCCTTAAGAAGATCAATTAG
- the LOC107028463 gene encoding DDB1- and CUL4-associated factor homolog 1, with amino-acid sequence MEEEPQQQQSLAAEGEEERQTETVPTEEHKEEGEEAGGGEEDEEEAESEGLIIKAQALMEKITALPDNPNPNTIHALSSLFETQEASYMEENGHAAPNNGRSSHNVGRLGNLIRDNDEFFELISSKFLTERRYSVSVKAAAARLLFSCSLTWMYPHVFEDPVLENLKSWTTDDTIRLSGDDHYWKHESGDRRSSDSEMLKTYSTGLLAVCLASGGQVVEDVLTSGLPAKLMHYLRIRILGETTTSQRDATSLLDGKASSTGTGVRAREECRSRFRQVAESSHLDIPRVAEDGLHGDQVLDKDRDRSASRHMHGDERWTDEEPPDSMAMDDDNCQADGDGEERWHIRDLRDGKAKPGNRSVREDEYDESARDELSRRRVNRGWTRHRGRGRVTEGVPDNEAALTSPGSASRLSGQSRSRNLNRNQELRRAPDNKKNLSRTNVDGFGMERDENDECFRECKVGSKDITDLVKKAVGAAETEAKTANAPAEAVKAAGDAAAEVVKSAAFEEFKKSNDDEAAVLAASKAASTVIDAAIAVEVSRSAISEGESQDIKATAQEANEDVDEFFILDSDSLAKLREKFCIQCLIILGEYVEVLGPVLHEKGVDVCIGLLQRNSKHKEGCKLSLLLPDVLKLICALAAHRKFAAVFVDRGGMQKLLAAPRAPQTFCGLSSCLFAIGSIQGIMERVCTLPSSIIHQVVELALQLLECPQDLARKNSALFFAASFVFRAVVDAFDAQDGLQKMLNLLQDAALVRSGASSGALTASGSLRSDRSPPEVLTASEKQIAYHTCVALRQYFRAHLLLLVDSIRPNKSVRSAGRNIPSVRAASKPLDISNEAMDAVSRLIQKDRRLGPAAVRARWPVVDKFLNCNGHITMLELCQAPPVERYLHDLLQYALGVLHIVTLVPYSRKLIVNATLSNERVGIAVILDAANSAGYVEPEIVEAALNVLVCLVCPPPSISNKPSVSTQAQQTNAVQSANTPGVETRDRNADRSETRDRNAERILPDRAVNVSSQNENRESTLPDRGSTAVPGTSAVSGTSQGPVSTVTSGLVGDRRISLGAGAGCAGLAAQLEQCYRQAREAVRANNGIKVLLQLLQPRIVTPPAAIDCLRALACRVLLGLARDDTIAHILTKLQVGKKLSELIRDSGNQTPGSEQNRWQAELAQVAIELIGVVTNSGRASSLAATDAATPTLRRIERAAIAAATPITYHARELLLLIHEHLQASGLTDTATMLLKEAQLTPLPSLAAPSSLAHQTSGQETSSVQIQWPSGRAPRGFLSAKPKLPPLDEDGGLKSESIVCSSRRKPLAFSSARSLSSKSFPVEVSPSTSGCKFSNSRKCATPIATSETPLLSTVKAGGDPDIMFKTPIVLPMKRKLTDLKESGSVSSVKRLNTGEHTVRSPVCVTPNSFRRSGLPSDTNVPSTPNSTLREIHNRPGSSAFPTEGDDTPMLSSSQHGLLSDSQPSNAERLTLDSLVVQYLKHQHRQCPAPITTLPPLSLLHPHVCPEPKRSLDAPSNVTSRLSTRDFRSLNGGTHGKRKDRQFVYSRFRPWRTCRDDAGVLLTCVSFMGDSSQIAAGTHSGELKIFDTNSSSILESFTSHQAPLTLLQSYLSVETQLLLSSSSHDVRLWDATSVSAGPKHSFEGCKAARFSNFGTTFAALSAEQSRREILLYDTQTCQVELKLTDTSNIPSGRGHMYSLAHFSPSDNMLLWNGVLWDTRGSGPIHRFDQFTDYGGGGFHPAGNEVIINSEVWDLRNFRLLRSVPSLDQTVITFNASGDVIYAILRRNLEDVMSAFQTRRVKHPLFAAFRTVDAVNYSDIATIPVDRCVLDFATEPTDSFVGLVTMDDQDEMYSSARVYEIGRRRPTEDDSDPDDAESEDEDEDDDDDIDEEAILGTDLDGDGESDADDLSNDDDSVSELDDEEDEDGDFIVDGVDFGGGGILEIVTDGEDEDDSELVESFSSGDDDDDDLL; translated from the exons TTACATGGAAGAGAATGGTCATGCTGCTCCTAATAATGGCCGATCTTCCCATAATGTTGGACGGCTAGGGAACCTTATCCGG GACAATGATGAATTCTTTGAACTGATATCTTCGAAGTTCCTAACTGAGAGGAGATATTCAGTTTCTGTGAAGGCTGCTGCTGCAAGGCTGCTTTTTAGCTGTTCACTGACATGGATG TATCCACATGTTTTTGAAGACCCTGTgcttgaaaatttaaaaagctGGACAACGGACGACACAATCAGATTATCTGGTGATGATCATTACTGGAAGCATGAGTCAGGTGATCGGAGGTCCTCCGATTCTGAGATGCTGAAGACCTACTCTACTGGACTTCTTGCTGTATGTTTGGCAAG TGGTGGTCAAGTAGTCGAAGATGTATTAACATCTGGGCTCCCAGCAAAACTCATGCACTATCTTCGGATTAGAATTTTAGGGGAGACCACCACAAGCCAAAGAGATGCAACATCTTTGTTGGATGGCAAAGCATCATCTACAGGTACTGGTGTGAGAGCTAGAGAGGAATGTAGAAGTAGATTCCGGCAAGTTGCCGAAAGTTCTCATTTAGATATACCCAGAGTAGCGGAAGATGGACTTCATGGTGATCAAGTTCTGGATAAGGATCGCGATAGAAGTGCCAGTAGGCATATGCATGGGGATGAACGTTGGACAGATGAAGAGCCACCTGATTCTATGGCTATGGATGATGATAATTGTCAGGCAGATGGAGATGGTGAAGAAAGATGGCATATTAGAGATTTACGTGACGGAAAGGCAAAGCCTGGTAACAGATCCGTAAGGGAAGACGAATATGATGAGAGTGCTAGAGATGAGTTGTCAAGACGCAGGGTGAATCGTGGGTGGACAAGACACAGAGGACGGGGAAGGGTGACTGAGGGTGTTCCGGATAATGAAGCAGCTTTGACCTCTCCAGGGTCTGCTAGTAGATTGAGTGGGCAATCTCGCAGTAGAAATTTAAACCGGAATCAAGAGTTGAGAAGAGCACCTGATAACAAGAAGAATTTGAGTAGGACAAATGTTGATGGTTTTGGGATGGAGAgggatgaaaatgatgaatgttTCCGAGAATGTAAAGTCGGCTCCAAGGATATCACAGATCTAGTGAAGAAAGCTGTTGGAGCTGCTGAAACAGAAGCAAAAACAGCTAATGCTCCAGCGGAAGCTGTTAAAGCAGCAGGCGATGCTGCTGCAGAAGTAGTCAAGAGTGCTGCTTTTGAG GAATTTAAGAAGTCAAATGATGATGAGGCTGCAGTTTTGGCTGCTTCAAAAGCTGCATCTACAGTCATTGATGCTGCTATTGCTGTTGAAGTTTCAAG GAGTGCTATTTCTGAAGGTGAATCACAAGACATAAAAGCAACAGCTCAAGAAGCAAATGAggatgttgatgaattcttcattCTGGATAGTGACTCTCTTGCAAAGTTGCGAGAGAAGTTCTGCATCCAGTGTCTTATTATTTTGGGAGAGTATGTTGAAGTTCTTGGTCCTGTATTGCACGAAAAAGGAGTCGACGTGTGTATTGGGCTACTGCAACGTAATTCCAAGCATAAAGAGGGGTGCAAACTTTCACTTCTTTTGCCTGATGTTCTGAAGCTGATCTGTGCTTTGGCTGCACATCGGAAATTTGCTGCAGTATTTGTGGATCGTGGCGGCATGCAAAAATTGCTTGCTGCCCCAAGAGCTCCTCAGACTTTTTGTGGCCTTTCTTCATGCTTATTCGCTATAGGGTCAATTCAG GGAATAATGGAACGTGTTTGCACTCTTCCTTCAAGCATTATTCATCAGGTGGTTGAGTTGGCGCTTCAGCTTCTTGAATGTCCTCAAGATCTAGCCAGAAAAAATTCTGCCTTGTTTTTTGCGGCTTCATTTGTTTTCAGAGCTGTCGTAGATGCTTTTGATGCTCAGGATGGTTTACAGAAAATGCTTAATCTCTTGCAAGATGCTGCATTAGTGAGGTCTGGAGCTTCTTCGGGGGCATTAACAGCTTCAGGGTCATTACGGAGTGACAGATCACCACCAGAGGTTCTGACTGCTTCTGAGAAGCAGATAGCATATCACACATGTGTCGCACTTCGACAGTACTTCAGAGCACATCTTCTCTTGCTGGTGGATTCAATTCGTCCTAATAAAAGTGTTCGCAGTGCTGGACGAAATATCCCAAGTGTTCGGGCTGCATCTAAGCCTCTTGACATTAGTAATGAGGCTATGGATGCAGTTTCCCGTTTAATCCAGAAAGATCGGAGACTTGGTCCTGCAGCTGTTAGAGCCCGCTGGCCTGTAGTTGACAAGTTTTTAAATTGCAATGGGCATATTACAATGTTGGAATTATGTCAG GCTCCACCTGTTGAGCGTTATTTGCACGACTTGCTTCAGTACGCTCTTGGTGTACTTCATATCGTCACTTTAGTACCTTACAGCCGTAAACTTATTGTAAATGCAACATTAAGCAATGAGCGTGTGGGTATAGCTGTTATATTGGATGCAGCTAACAGTGCCGGTTACGTAGAACCTGAG ATTGTTGAAGCAGCATTGAATGTGTTAGTTTGTCTTGTATGTCCTCCACCTTCAATCAGCAATAAACCATCTGTATCTACACAAGCACAGCAAACCAATGCTGTCCAATCTGCAAACACTCCTGGTGTGGAGACCAGAGACCGGAATGCAGACCGGAGCGAGACCAGGGACAGAAATGCAGAGCGGATTCTTCCAGATCGAGCTGTTAATGTCTCCAGTCAGAATGAAAATAGAGAATCTACTTTACCAGATCGTGGAAGCACAGCAGTTCCTGGCACATCTGCGGTCAGTGGCACTTCTCAAGGGCCCGTGTCTACAGTGACATCAGGATTAGTTGGAGACCGAAGAATATCACTAGGTGCAGGAGCTGGTTGTGCTGGCCTTGCTGCTCAACTTGAACAATGTTACCGTCAAGCGAGAGAAGCTGTTAGGGCAAACAATGGTATTAAGGTCCTCCTGCAGCTCCTCCAGCCACGGATAGTTACTCCTCCAGCTGCAATTGACTGTCTTCGTGCTCTTGCTTGCCGAGTACTTCTTGGTTTGGCTAGAGATGATACAATTGCACATATACTAACAAAACTTCAG GTTGGGAAGAAGTTGTCAGAACTCATACGAGATTCAGGAAATCAGACTCCTGGCAGTGAACAGAACCGGTGGCAAGCAGAACTTGCACAGGTGGCTATTGAGCTTATTGGG GTTGTAACTAATTCGGGCCGTGCAAGTTCTCTGGCTGCTACAGATGCTGCGACCCCCACATTAAGGCGTATAGAGAGAGCTGCTATAGCTGCTGCTACTCCGATCACATATCATGCAAG GGAACTTTTACTcctcatccatgaacacctacAAGCTTCTGGTCTGACGGACACTGCAACTATGCTTCTTAAGGAGGCTCAGTTGACACCTTTGCCATCTTTAGCCGCTCCATCATCTCTGGCACATCAAACATCAGGGCAGGAGACATCGTCAGTTCAAATTCAGTGGCCATCTGGTCGTGCACCTAGAGGATTTTTGTCAGCTAAACCGAAACTTCCGCCATTGGATGAGGATGGGGGATTGAAATCTGAGTCAATTGTCTGTTCTTCAAGAAGGAAGCCATTGGCCTTTTCATCTGCTCGTAGTTTGTCCTCAAAATCTTTTCCTGTTGAAGTCTCTCCATCTACATCAGGCTGCAAATTCAGTAATTCGAGAAAGTGTGCCACACCTATAGCTACATCAGAAACTCCATTACTATCTACAGTGAAAGCTGGTGGAGATCCAGACATCATGTTTAAAACTCCCATTGTATTGCCAATGAAACGCAAGTTAACTGATCTGAAGGAAAGTGGATCAGTATCGTCAGTTAAGCGACTCAATACTGGTGAACATACAGTCAGATCTCCGGTTTGTGTCACTCCAAATTCGTTCCGTAGAAGTGGTCTACCATCAGATACTAATGTGCCTTCAACACCGAATTCTACTTTGAGAGAGATCCATAATCGACCTGGCTCAAGTGCTTTTCCAACTGAAGGTGATGATACTCCTATGCTGTCGTCTTCTCAACATGGTCTTCTAAGTGACTCACAACCCTCAAATGCGGAGCGGTTAACCTTGGACTCTCTGGTTGTTCAGTACTTGAAGCACCAGCATCGCCAATGTCCTGCTCCCATCACAACGTTACCGCCTCTTTCGCTCTTGCACCCTCACGTCTGTCCTGAACCAAAACGAAGCCTTGATGCACCATCAAATGTAACATCACGGCTTAGTACTCGTGATTTTAGAAGTTTGAATGGTGGGACACATGGAAAGCGTAAGGATCGACAATTCGTCTACAGTAGATTTCGACCGTGGCGCACTTGCCGGGATGATGCTGGTGTCTTATTGACTTGTGTCTCTTTTATGGGAGATTCTTCGCAAATTGCTGCTGGCACCCATTCTGGAGAGCTGAAAATATTTGACACTAACAGCAGCAGTATCTTAGAAAGCTTCACCAGTCACCAGGCACCTTTAACACTTCTACAGTCCTACCTTTCCGTTGAGACACAGCTTCTCTTGTCTTCAAGTTCTCACGATGTGCGGTTATGGGATGCAACTTCTGTTTCAGCTGGGCCTAAGCATTCATTTGAAGGCTGTAAAGCTGCTCGATTTAGCAATTTCGGTACAACGTTTGCTGCATTGTCTGCGGAGCAATCTCGGCGCGAGATTCTTCTGTATGACACTCAAACCTGCCAAGTGGAACTGAAACTTACAGACACATCCAATATTCCTTCAGGCCGAGGACATATGTATTCCCTTGCACATTTTAGCCCATCAGACAATATGCTTCTCTGGAACGGTGTCTTGTGGGATACTCGTGGTTCTGGCCCAATTCACCGTTTTGATCAATTTACTGACTATGGTGGCGGGGGCTTTCATCCTGCTGGCAATGAG GTCATCATAAATTCGGAGGTATGGGATTTGCGGAACTTCAGGCTTCTGCGAAGTGTACCGTCTTTGGACCAGACTGTAATAACATTTAATGCTAGTGGTGATGTGATATATGCCATCTTGAGAAGAAATCTTGAGGATGTGATGTCCGCCTTCCAGACACGTCGTGTTAAACATCCTCTCTTTGCTGCTTTCCGTACGGTGGATGCTGTTAACTACTCTGACATTGCAACCATTCCAGTCGACCGTTGTGTACTTGACTTTGCGACGGAGCCAACTGATTCATTTGTTGGGCTGGTCACAATGGATGACCAAGATGAGATGTACTCTTCTGCTAGGGTGTATGAAATTGGTCGGAGGAGGCCAACTGAGGATGATTCAGACCCTGATGATGCTGAAagtgaagatgaagatgaagacgATGATGATGACATTGACGAGGAAGCAATCCTTGGAACGGATCTTGATGGGGACGGTGAAAGCGATGCAGATGATTTGAGCAATGATGATGATAGTGTGAGTGAGCTTGATGACGAAGAAGACGAAGACGGAGACTTCATTGTAGATGGTGTGGACTTCGGTGGTGGAGGTATATTGGAGATTGTGACAGATGGTGAAGATGAAGATGACAGTGAGCTTGTTGAATCCTTTAGTAGTggggatgatgatgatgatgatctgTTGTAA